The Glycine soja cultivar W05 chromosome 8, ASM419377v2, whole genome shotgun sequence genome has a window encoding:
- the LOC114421864 gene encoding calmodulin-binding transcription activator 3-like isoform X1: MAEARLYAPPSQLDIKQIILEAQHRWLRPAEICAILGNYKKFRIAPEPAHMPPSGSLFLFDRKVLRHFRKDGHNWRKKKDGKTVREAHERLKAGSVDVLHCYYAHGEENENFQRRTYWLLEEELSHIVLVHYRQVKGTKANFTSAKENEESLPYAQQTDKIMPQTEMDTSLSSTLHPHSYQVPSKTVDTSMNSAQTSEYEEAESAFNNHASSEFYSFLELQRPVEKISPQPADFYSPRPLINDQEKLPIIPGVNYISLTQDNKNKDILNAGLTYESPKPLGFYSWEGILENNAGSQHVHFQPLFPGTQPDNMGINSNFSQGEEIMVPYLTTSIAKQHENGSIIKAEGNWQVYDVDSLRMSSWPIDSAYSGSTCEVSCSNREQEVNDVDFQKSLEQCLLHSHKQNKVLMQNDLQEKLLNEKEKIKSNLEAYGIEDTYLSFKRTLLDGPPAEEGLKKLDSFNQWMSKELGDVEESNKPSTSGGYWDTVETENEVGNTTIPSQGHLDTYVLDPSVSHDQLFSIIDYSPSWAFEGSEIKVIISGEFLRSQHEAEQCKWSCMFGEVEVPAVIIAKGVLCCHTPPHKAGRVPFYVTCSNRLACSEVREFDFQVHYTPEDTTGENRGSTFDTFSIRFGELLSLGHAFPQNSDSISVSEKSQLRSKINSLLREDDDDWDKLLKLTQEKDFSPENLREQLLQNLLKDKLHAWLLQKITEEGKGPNVLDEGGQGVLHFAAALGYDWALEPTIVAGVNVNFRDVNGWTSLHWAAFCGRERTVAFLISLGAAPGALTDPCPEHPSGRTPADLASANGHKGIAGYLAESSLSAHLTTLDLNRDAGENSGAKVVQRLQNIAQVNDLDGLSYELSLKDSLAAVCNATQAAARIHQVFRMQSFQRKQLKEYDDDKLGLSDERALSLIKMNVKSHKSGPRDEPVHAAAIRIQNKFRSWKGRREFLMIRQRIVKIQAHVRGHQVRKSCGKIIWSVGILEKVILRWRRKGSGLRGFKPEANSEGTMIQDVSSTDDDYDVLKEGRKQTEQRLQKALARVKSMVQYPEARDQYHRLLNVVTEIQENQVKHESSSNNSEEPREFGDLNDLEALLDEDIFMPTAT; the protein is encoded by the exons ATGGCTGAGGCCAGACTCTACGCTCCCCCCTCTCAATTGG ATATTAAGCAAATTATTTTAGAAGCACAGCATCGATGGCTACGTCCGGCTGAAATTTGTGCAATTCTCGGTAATTATAAGAAGTTTCGAATTGCTCCAGAACCTGCACATATGCCACCAA GTGGTtcacttttcttatttgatcGGAAGGTGCTGAGACACTTCAGAAAGGATGGCCATAACTGGAGGaagaaaaaagatggaaaaacagTGAGAGAAGCTCATGAGAGACTAAAG GCTGGAAGTGTGGATGTGTTGCATTGCTACTATGCCCatggagaagaaaatgaaaattttcaaagacGCACATATTGGTTGCTTGAAGA GGAACTCTCTCACATTGTTCTCGTCCATTATCGACAAGTGAAG GGAACCAAGGCGAATTTTACAagtgctaaagaaaatgaagaatctCTTCCTTATGCTCAACAAACTGATAAAATTATGCCCCAAACAGAGATGGACACTTCTTTATCATCTACTCTTCATCCACATAGTTACCAGGTTCCTTCAAAAACTGTCGATACAAGCATGAACAGTGCCCAAACATCAGAATATGAAGAAGCTGAATCTG CATTCAATAACCATGCAAGTTCTGAGTTTTATTCTTTCCTCGAGTTACAACGCCCTGTTGAGAAGATTTCACCTCAACCTGCTGATTTTTATTCTCCTCGGCCACTCATAA ATGATCAAGAGAAGTTACCTATTATTCCTGGGGTGAATTATATCTCACTCACTCAAGACAATAAAAACAAAGACATTCTTAATGCTGGATTGACATATGAATCCCCAAAACCCCTTGGCTTTTACTCATGGGAAGGTATCTTAGAAAATAATGCTGGAAGTCAACATGTGCACTTTCAGCCTTTGTTTCCTGGAACACAGCCTGATAACATGGGAATCAATAGCAATTTTTCTCAAGGAGAAGAGATAATGGTGCCATATTTGACCACCAGCATTGCTAAGCAGCATGAGAATGGAAGTATCATTAAAGCTGAAGGAAATTGGCAG GTTTATGATGTTGATTCTTTACGCATGTCCAGTTGGCCTATAGATAGTGCTTATTCAGGCTCAACATGTGAGGTAAGTTGTAGCAACCGTGAGCAGGAAGTTAATGATGTTGATTTTCAGAAATCCTTGGAACAGTGTCTTCTACATTCACACAAACAAAACAAGGTTCTCATGCAAAATGATCTTCAAGAAAAACttttgaatgaaaaagaaaagataaaatcaaatctagaggCCTATGGAATAGAAGAcacatatttatcttttaaaaggaCTCTGTTAGATGGACCTCCAGCTGAAGAGGGTCTGAAGAAGCTTGACAGTTTCAACCAATGGATGAGTAAAGAGCTTGGAGATGTGGAAGAATCAAATAAACCATCCACTTCTGGTGGTTATTGGGATACAGTTGAAACTGAAAATGAGGTTGGCAACACAACTATTCCTTCCCAAGGGCACCTGGACACCTATGTATTGGATCCATCTGTTTCCCATGATCAGCTTTTTAGCATTATTGACTATTCCCCAAGCTGGGCATTTGAAGGGTCAGAAATTaag gtTATCATTTCTGGAGAATTCCTAAGAAGTCAACATGAAGCAGAACAATGTAAGTGGTCATGCATGTTTGGTGAGGTAGAAGTGCCAGCAGTGATCATTGCAAAAGGTGTTCTTTGTTGTCATACACCTCCACACAAGGCTGGGAGGGTACCTTTCTATGTAACTTGTTCCAATAGGTTAGCATGTAGTGAAGTGAGAGAATTTGATTTCCAAGTCCACTATACTCCAGAAGACACTACAGGTGAGAATAGAGGAAGCACTTTTGATACTTTTAGTATCCGATTTGGAGAACTTTTGTCCCTGGGGCATGCCTTTCCTCAGAATTCAGATTCAATTAGTGTAAGTGAGAAATCTCAACTGAGAAGTAAAATCAATTCTTTACTGAGGGAGGATGATGATGATTGGGACAAGCTACTAAAACTTACTCAAGAGAAAGATTTTTCTCCAGAAAATTTACGGGAGCAGCTGCTTCAAAATCTTCTGAAAGATAAGTTACATGCATGGCTCCTTCAGAAAATAACTGAAGAAGGGAAAGGCCCTAATGTATTAGATGAGGGTGGCCAAGGTGTGCTTCATTTTGCAGCTGCTCTTGGCTATGATTGGGCCCTAGAACCCACAATAGTTGCTGGTGTGAATGTGAACTTTCGTGATGTAAATGGATGGACTTCTCTTCATTGGGCAGCATTTTGTGGCAG GGAGCGCACAGTTGCTTTCCTCATCTCTCTCGGCGCAGCACCCGGAGCACTGACTGAtccatgtccagaacatccttCTGGTAGAACACCAGCTGACCTAGCTTCTGCAAATGGACACAAAGGAATTGCAGGGTATCTTGCTGAGTCTTCACTAAGTGCACACCTCACAACTCTCGATTTGAACAGGGACGCGGGAGAAAATTCCGGAGCAAAAGTAGTCCAAAGACTCCAAAACATTGCTCAAGTTAATGATCTTGATGGTTTATCATATGAACTGTCATTGAAAGATTCACTGGCTGCAGTGTGTAACGCCACCCAAGCCGCAGCTCGTATTCATCAAGTTTTCAGAATGCAATCATTTCAGAGAAAACAACTGAAGGAATATGATGATGACAAACTTGGATTATCTGATGAGCGTGCTCTTTCACTCATAAAAATGAATGTGAAATCACACAAGTCTGGACCACGTGACGAGCCTGTCCATGCTGCTGCAATAAGAATCCAAAACAAATTCCGCAGTTGGAAGGGAAGAAGAGAATTTTTAATGATTCGACAACGCATAGTAAAAATTCAG GCTCACGTGAGAGGTCACCAGGTCAGGAAAAGCTGTGGGAAGATAATTTGGTCCGTTGGAATCTTGGAGAAGGTTATTTTACGTTGGCGTCGAAAAGGTAGTGGCTTGCGTGGATTTAAACCGGAGGCCAATTCTGAGGGAACTATGATACAAGATGTATCTTCAACAGATGATGACTATGATGTCTTAAAAGAAGGCAGGAAGCAAACAGAGCAAAGGTTGCAGAAAGCCCTAGCTAGGGTGAAGTCAATGGTTCAATATCCAGAGGCAAGAGACCAATACCATAGGCTGTTGAATGTTGTAACTGAGATCCAAGAAAATCAG GTAAAGCATGAGAGCAGTTCTAACAATTCAGAAGAACCGAGAGAATTCGGTGACCTCAATGATCTTGAAGCATTGTTGGACGAAGATATTTTCATGCCTACAGCAACTTAA
- the LOC114421864 gene encoding calmodulin-binding transcription activator 1-like isoform X2 translates to MAEARLYAPPSQLDIKQIILEAQHRWLRPAEICAILGNYKKFRIAPEPAHMPPSGSLFLFDRKVLRHFRKDGHNWRKKKDGKTVREAHERLKAGSVDVLHCYYAHGEENENFQRRTYWLLEEELSHIVLVHYRQVKGTKANFTSAKENEESLPYAQQTDKIMPQTEMDTSLSSTLHPHSYQVPSKTVDTSMNSAQTSEYEEAESDDQEKLPIIPGVNYISLTQDNKNKDILNAGLTYESPKPLGFYSWEGILENNAGSQHVHFQPLFPGTQPDNMGINSNFSQGEEIMVPYLTTSIAKQHENGSIIKAEGNWQVYDVDSLRMSSWPIDSAYSGSTCEVSCSNREQEVNDVDFQKSLEQCLLHSHKQNKVLMQNDLQEKLLNEKEKIKSNLEAYGIEDTYLSFKRTLLDGPPAEEGLKKLDSFNQWMSKELGDVEESNKPSTSGGYWDTVETENEVGNTTIPSQGHLDTYVLDPSVSHDQLFSIIDYSPSWAFEGSEIKVIISGEFLRSQHEAEQCKWSCMFGEVEVPAVIIAKGVLCCHTPPHKAGRVPFYVTCSNRLACSEVREFDFQVHYTPEDTTGENRGSTFDTFSIRFGELLSLGHAFPQNSDSISVSEKSQLRSKINSLLREDDDDWDKLLKLTQEKDFSPENLREQLLQNLLKDKLHAWLLQKITEEGKGPNVLDEGGQGVLHFAAALGYDWALEPTIVAGVNVNFRDVNGWTSLHWAAFCGRERTVAFLISLGAAPGALTDPCPEHPSGRTPADLASANGHKGIAGYLAESSLSAHLTTLDLNRDAGENSGAKVVQRLQNIAQVNDLDGLSYELSLKDSLAAVCNATQAAARIHQVFRMQSFQRKQLKEYDDDKLGLSDERALSLIKMNVKSHKSGPRDEPVHAAAIRIQNKFRSWKGRREFLMIRQRIVKIQAHVRGHQVRKSCGKIIWSVGILEKVILRWRRKGSGLRGFKPEANSEGTMIQDVSSTDDDYDVLKEGRKQTEQRLQKALARVKSMVQYPEARDQYHRLLNVVTEIQENQVKHESSSNNSEEPREFGDLNDLEALLDEDIFMPTAT, encoded by the exons ATGGCTGAGGCCAGACTCTACGCTCCCCCCTCTCAATTGG ATATTAAGCAAATTATTTTAGAAGCACAGCATCGATGGCTACGTCCGGCTGAAATTTGTGCAATTCTCGGTAATTATAAGAAGTTTCGAATTGCTCCAGAACCTGCACATATGCCACCAA GTGGTtcacttttcttatttgatcGGAAGGTGCTGAGACACTTCAGAAAGGATGGCCATAACTGGAGGaagaaaaaagatggaaaaacagTGAGAGAAGCTCATGAGAGACTAAAG GCTGGAAGTGTGGATGTGTTGCATTGCTACTATGCCCatggagaagaaaatgaaaattttcaaagacGCACATATTGGTTGCTTGAAGA GGAACTCTCTCACATTGTTCTCGTCCATTATCGACAAGTGAAG GGAACCAAGGCGAATTTTACAagtgctaaagaaaatgaagaatctCTTCCTTATGCTCAACAAACTGATAAAATTATGCCCCAAACAGAGATGGACACTTCTTTATCATCTACTCTTCATCCACATAGTTACCAGGTTCCTTCAAAAACTGTCGATACAAGCATGAACAGTGCCCAAACATCAGAATATGAAGAAGCTGAATCTG ATGATCAAGAGAAGTTACCTATTATTCCTGGGGTGAATTATATCTCACTCACTCAAGACAATAAAAACAAAGACATTCTTAATGCTGGATTGACATATGAATCCCCAAAACCCCTTGGCTTTTACTCATGGGAAGGTATCTTAGAAAATAATGCTGGAAGTCAACATGTGCACTTTCAGCCTTTGTTTCCTGGAACACAGCCTGATAACATGGGAATCAATAGCAATTTTTCTCAAGGAGAAGAGATAATGGTGCCATATTTGACCACCAGCATTGCTAAGCAGCATGAGAATGGAAGTATCATTAAAGCTGAAGGAAATTGGCAG GTTTATGATGTTGATTCTTTACGCATGTCCAGTTGGCCTATAGATAGTGCTTATTCAGGCTCAACATGTGAGGTAAGTTGTAGCAACCGTGAGCAGGAAGTTAATGATGTTGATTTTCAGAAATCCTTGGAACAGTGTCTTCTACATTCACACAAACAAAACAAGGTTCTCATGCAAAATGATCTTCAAGAAAAACttttgaatgaaaaagaaaagataaaatcaaatctagaggCCTATGGAATAGAAGAcacatatttatcttttaaaaggaCTCTGTTAGATGGACCTCCAGCTGAAGAGGGTCTGAAGAAGCTTGACAGTTTCAACCAATGGATGAGTAAAGAGCTTGGAGATGTGGAAGAATCAAATAAACCATCCACTTCTGGTGGTTATTGGGATACAGTTGAAACTGAAAATGAGGTTGGCAACACAACTATTCCTTCCCAAGGGCACCTGGACACCTATGTATTGGATCCATCTGTTTCCCATGATCAGCTTTTTAGCATTATTGACTATTCCCCAAGCTGGGCATTTGAAGGGTCAGAAATTaag gtTATCATTTCTGGAGAATTCCTAAGAAGTCAACATGAAGCAGAACAATGTAAGTGGTCATGCATGTTTGGTGAGGTAGAAGTGCCAGCAGTGATCATTGCAAAAGGTGTTCTTTGTTGTCATACACCTCCACACAAGGCTGGGAGGGTACCTTTCTATGTAACTTGTTCCAATAGGTTAGCATGTAGTGAAGTGAGAGAATTTGATTTCCAAGTCCACTATACTCCAGAAGACACTACAGGTGAGAATAGAGGAAGCACTTTTGATACTTTTAGTATCCGATTTGGAGAACTTTTGTCCCTGGGGCATGCCTTTCCTCAGAATTCAGATTCAATTAGTGTAAGTGAGAAATCTCAACTGAGAAGTAAAATCAATTCTTTACTGAGGGAGGATGATGATGATTGGGACAAGCTACTAAAACTTACTCAAGAGAAAGATTTTTCTCCAGAAAATTTACGGGAGCAGCTGCTTCAAAATCTTCTGAAAGATAAGTTACATGCATGGCTCCTTCAGAAAATAACTGAAGAAGGGAAAGGCCCTAATGTATTAGATGAGGGTGGCCAAGGTGTGCTTCATTTTGCAGCTGCTCTTGGCTATGATTGGGCCCTAGAACCCACAATAGTTGCTGGTGTGAATGTGAACTTTCGTGATGTAAATGGATGGACTTCTCTTCATTGGGCAGCATTTTGTGGCAG GGAGCGCACAGTTGCTTTCCTCATCTCTCTCGGCGCAGCACCCGGAGCACTGACTGAtccatgtccagaacatccttCTGGTAGAACACCAGCTGACCTAGCTTCTGCAAATGGACACAAAGGAATTGCAGGGTATCTTGCTGAGTCTTCACTAAGTGCACACCTCACAACTCTCGATTTGAACAGGGACGCGGGAGAAAATTCCGGAGCAAAAGTAGTCCAAAGACTCCAAAACATTGCTCAAGTTAATGATCTTGATGGTTTATCATATGAACTGTCATTGAAAGATTCACTGGCTGCAGTGTGTAACGCCACCCAAGCCGCAGCTCGTATTCATCAAGTTTTCAGAATGCAATCATTTCAGAGAAAACAACTGAAGGAATATGATGATGACAAACTTGGATTATCTGATGAGCGTGCTCTTTCACTCATAAAAATGAATGTGAAATCACACAAGTCTGGACCACGTGACGAGCCTGTCCATGCTGCTGCAATAAGAATCCAAAACAAATTCCGCAGTTGGAAGGGAAGAAGAGAATTTTTAATGATTCGACAACGCATAGTAAAAATTCAG GCTCACGTGAGAGGTCACCAGGTCAGGAAAAGCTGTGGGAAGATAATTTGGTCCGTTGGAATCTTGGAGAAGGTTATTTTACGTTGGCGTCGAAAAGGTAGTGGCTTGCGTGGATTTAAACCGGAGGCCAATTCTGAGGGAACTATGATACAAGATGTATCTTCAACAGATGATGACTATGATGTCTTAAAAGAAGGCAGGAAGCAAACAGAGCAAAGGTTGCAGAAAGCCCTAGCTAGGGTGAAGTCAATGGTTCAATATCCAGAGGCAAGAGACCAATACCATAGGCTGTTGAATGTTGTAACTGAGATCCAAGAAAATCAG GTAAAGCATGAGAGCAGTTCTAACAATTCAGAAGAACCGAGAGAATTCGGTGACCTCAATGATCTTGAAGCATTGTTGGACGAAGATATTTTCATGCCTACAGCAACTTAA
- the LOC114422886 gene encoding probable mitochondrial adenine nucleotide transporter BTL3 — protein MAHLIIQPESSSDSFFPGGLFLHPHTLPSSFASFIPSDHVTVSCFFWRPKTRLRVEERLCGGAFLSLSLSFNGTGADQRYGRESGEILGQHHKVEDDGVCQEEKEKEKVGLNGSGAMNMTKHLWAGAVAAMVSRTFVAPLERLKLEYIVRGEQKNLYELIQAIAASQGMRGFWKGNFVNILRTAPFKAINFYAYDTYRNKLTRMLGNEESTNFERFVAGAAAGITATLLCLPMDTIRTVMVAPGGEALGGVIGAFRHMIKTEGFFSLYKGLVPSIISMAPSGAVYYGIYDILKSAYLHSPEGMKRIQHMKEEGEELNALEQLELGPVRTLLYGAIAGCCSEAATYPFEVVRRQLQMQVRATRLNALATCVKIVEQGGVPALYVGLIPSLLQVLPSAAISYFVYEFMKIVLKVEST, from the exons ATGGCCCACTTAATCATACAACCGGAATCCTCCTCCGATTCGTTCTTCCCCGGTGGTCTCTTCCTCCACCCTCACACGCTTCCTTCATCCTTCGCTTCCTTCATTCCTTCAGACCATGTAACagtatcatgttttttttggaGGCCCAAAACAAGGTTGAGGGTCGAAGAGAGGCTTTGCGGCGGTGCGTTCTTGTCGTTGAGTTTGTCCTTTAACGGAACCGGTGCGGATCAGAGGTATGGTCGAGAATCGGGTGAAATTCTGGGACAGCATCACAAGGTGGAAGATGATGGTGTGTGtcaagaagagaaagagaaagagaaggttGGGCTCAATGGATCGGGTGCTATGAATATGACCAAACATCTTTGGGCCGGTGCTGTTGCTGCCATGGTTTCAAG GACTTTTGTTGCGCCTCTAGAGAGACTTAAGCTGGAGTACATAGTTCGTGGTGAGCAGAAGAATCTTTATGAGCTCATTCAGGCAATTGCAGCTTCTCAAGGGATGAGAGGTTTTTGGAAAGggaattttgtgaatattcTTCGGACGGCACCCTTTAAGGCTATAAATTTTTATGCATATGATACGTATAGAAATAAGCTGACAAGGATGTTGGGGAATGAAGAATCTACTAATTTTGAGAGATTTGTTGCGGGTGCTGCAGCTGGGATTACAGCCACCTTGCTCTGCTTGCCCATGGACACT ATCAGGACGGTAATGGTAGCACCTGGTGGTGAAGCCTTGGGAGGTGTGATTGGTGCCTTCCGCCACATGATCAAAACAGAGGGCTTCTTTTCTCTTTACAAGGGTTTAGTACCCTCCATTATCAGCATGGCACCTTCAGGTGCTGTCTACTATGgtatttatgatattttaaagtCAGCATATCTGCATTCACCtgaaggaatgaaaagaatccAACACATGAAAGAAGAGGGTGAAGAGCTGAATGCACTGGAACAACTGGAATTGGGTCCTGTCAGAACTTTATTATATGGTGCTATTGCTGGTTGTTGTTCTGAAGCTGCAACTTACCCATTTGAAGTTGTAAGGAGACAGCTTCAAATGCAAGTTCGGGCAACAAGGTTGAATGCACTGGCAACTTGTGTCAAGATTGTTGAGCAAGGAGGTGTTCCCGCCCTCTATGTAGGACTTATTCCTAGTTTATTGCAG GTGTTGCCATCAGCTGCTATTAGTTATTTTGTTTACGAGTTCATGAAGATAGTTCTCAAAGTAGAATCAACATAG